One region of Oncorhynchus mykiss isolate Arlee chromosome 8, USDA_OmykA_1.1, whole genome shotgun sequence genomic DNA includes:
- the LOC110530713 gene encoding transcriptional repressor p66 alpha isoform X1 has protein sequence MSEEAVRQTRSQKRALGREISPHDSEAPPTQSDSKKLKLDGAETGAPDQDHESPNEPQPEPQPETTKDDQDLVKPLVKPVVQPEKATEPELPQLTLPLVLPSHLAKEQEQDRAPKQSEQSLENRTERNDCGDQVKVKSEMHLDGQNQTVRSEPKVASSMMMSTEVKATIKVEVQTGEQALDMSTSRGAIKREPCPPSPDDDDDDVIVLSDNDSCSPPMNGLNHFKELDTVLLMKSRPEERDRIIKQLKEELRLEEAKLVLLKKLRQSQIQKDALQKVWTHATKPSGLSGSAAPPSLIRGSIAASKGSQQVVSGRSSGTVIPPPLVRGGQQISSKHGSHNSQIIMPPLVRGAQPIAVSPQQIQSLRQQQQQQLSGSGSGSSGPPPLLLAPRANVPGSQAQRGLMQSGLIRVGNVNNASLLVNISQASPTNMKGSSISSQSGNSSVSVVNVNDSPAARQAAAKLALRKQLEKTLLEIPPPKPPAPELNFLPSAANNEFIYLVGLEDVVQNLLDSMMRAKTGLPPVKPAIKEPFTCIQCSTDFTCRWRQDKAKGGTILCADCMSSNQKKALKAEHTNRLKAAFVKALQQEQEIEQRILQQTASPVSHTPSSSSSSSSPSVKAEHLMSQQLKQVQAQARVSSLQHHHHHQQQNRGQSVARHHSNIKQSPQGQLSRGSIPSVGVRGVSHSFSSSSSQLQSAVAAAALVSRPGKHAHVRPAAQGSKGSSSGNSSRGSAQATAWRKQNINTGVTMAYVNPSLSVHKTSSTVDARQREYLLDMIPSRPISQTANTWK, from the exons ATGTCTGAGGAGGCTGTTCGTCAGACACGCAGCCAGAAGAGGGCGCTGGGGAGGGAAATCTCACCCCATGATTCTGAAGCACCTCCCACTCAGTCTGACAGCAAAAAGCTCAAACTAGACGGGGCCGAGACTGGAGCTCCGGACCAGGATCATGAGAGCCCAAATGAACCACAACCAGAACCACAACCTGAAACAACGAAGGATGACCAGGACCTGGTTAAACCTCTGGTCAAGCCTGTGGTCCAGCCTGAGAAGGCAACGGAACCAGAACTACCCCAATTAACATTACCGTTAGTGTTACCATCGCACCTGGCTAAAGAGCAAGAGCAGGACCGGGCACCGAAACAGTCAGAACAGAGCTTAGAGAACCGGACTGAGCGGAATGACTGCGGCGACCAGGTAAAGGTGAAGAGTGAGATGCATCTAGATGGGCAGAACCAGACTGTGCGGTCAGAACCGAAGGTGGCCAGCAGCATGATGATGTCAACGGAGGTGAAGGCTACCATTAAAGTGGAGGTCCAGACAGGAGAGCAGGCTCTGGACATGAGCACCTCTAGAGG GGCCATAAAGAGGGAGCCGTGTCCCCCGTccccagatgatgatgatgatgatgtcattgtcCTGTCAGATAACGACTCCTGCAGTCCGCCGATGAATGGTTTGAACCACTTCAAGGAGCTGGACACAGTCCTACTCATG AAGAGCAGGCCAGAGGAGAGGGATCGCATCATCAAACAGTTGAAGGAGGAGCTGAGGTTGGAGGAGGCCAAGCTGGTGCTGCTGAAGAAACTACGCCAGAGTCAGATACAGAAGGATGCGTTGCAGAAGGTATGGACACATGCAACCAAG CCCTCAGGATTGTCGGGTTCTGCGGCTCCTCCATCTCTGATCCGGGGATCCATCGCAGCCAGCAAAGGCTCCCAGCAG GTGGTGTCAGGTAGGAGTTCAGGCACAGTCATTCCACCTCCTCTGGTGAGGGGAGGGCAGCAGATCTCCTCCAAACATGGCTCCCACAACTCCCAGATCATCATGCCACCTCTGGTCAGAGGGGCACAG CCAATCGCTGTGTCTCCCCAGCAGATCCAGTCTCTccggcagcagcagcaacagcagctgtCAGGGTCTGGCTCAGGGAGCTCTGGCCCCCCTCCTCTGCTGCTGGCTCCCAGGGCCAACGTACCCGGCTCTCAGGCCCAGAGAGGCCTCATGCAGTCAGGCCTCATCAGGGTGGGCAACGTCAACAATGCCAGCCTGCTGGTTAACATCTCAcaa GCCTCTCCAACCAACATGAAGGGTTCTTCTATCTCTTCCCAGTCTGGAAACAGCAGTGTGTCAGTGGTCAACGTGAACGACTCTCCTGCCGCCCGTCAGGCTGCGGCTAAGCTAGCCCTGCGTAAGCAGCTGGAGAAGACCCTTCTGGAGATTCCTCCTCCCAAGCCTCCCGCCCCAGAGCTCAACTTCCTGCCCTCGGCAGCCAACAACGAGTTCATCTACCTAGTGGGCCTGGAGGACGTGGTGCAGAACCTGCTGGACTCCATGATGAGAG CTAAAACAGGGTTGCCCCCGGTCAAGCCTGCCATCAAAGAGCCCTTCACCTGCATCCAGTGTAGCACCGACTTTACTTGTCGCTGGAGGCAGGACAAGGCCAAGGGCGGGACCATACTCTGTGCTGACTGCATGTCCTCCAATCAGAAGAAAGCCCTAAAGGCTGAGCACACCAATAGGCTGAAGGCTGCGTTCGTCAAGGCCCTACAGCAGGAGCAGGAGATAGAGCAGCGGATCCTCCAGCAGACCGCCTCCCCTGTCTctcacaccccctcctcctcttcctcctcctcctctccgtcGGTGAAGGCGGAGCATCTGATGTCCCAGCAGCTGAAGCAGGTTCAGGCCCAGGCTAGGGTCTCCTCTTTGcagcaccatcaccatcaccagcaGCAGAACAGAGGACAGAGCGTTGCACGCCACCACTCCAACATCAAACAG AGCCCTCAGGGCCAGCTCTCCCGTGGCAGTATCCCATCGGTGGGGGTGAGGGGCGTGTcccactccttctcctcctcctcctctcagctgcAGAGCGCTGTGGCCGCTGCGGCCTTGGTCAGCCGGCCAGGTAAGCATGCCCATGTGCGCCCCGCTGCCCAGGGTTCTAAGGGCAGCTCCAGTGGGAACAGCAGCAGAGGTAGCGCCCAAGCCACTGCATGGAGGAAGCAGAACATCAACACAG gtGTGACCATGGCCTATGTGAACCCCAGTCTGTCAGTCCATAAGACCTCGTCCACAGTGGACGCCCGCCAGAGAGAGTACCTCCTGGACATGATTCCATCGCGCCCCATCTCCCAGACAGCTAACACATGGAAATAA
- the LOC110530713 gene encoding transcriptional repressor p66 alpha isoform X7 yields MSEEAVRQTRSQKRALGREISPHDSEAPPTQSDSKKLKLDGAETGAPDQDHESPNEPQPEPQPETTKDDQDLVKPLVKPVVQPEKATEPELPQLTLPLVLPSHLAKEQEQDRAPKQSEQSLENRTERNDCGDQVKVKSEMHLDGQNQTVRSEPKVASSMMMSTEVKATIKVEVQTGEQALDMSTSRGAIKREPCPPSPDDDDDDVIVLSDNDSCSPPMNGLNHFKELDTVLLMKSRPEERDRIIKQLKEELRLEEAKLVLLKKLRQSQIQKDALQKVWTHATKPSGLSGSAAPPSLIRGSIAASKGSQQVVSGRSSGTVIPPPLVRGGQQISSKHGSHNSQIIMPPLVRGAQPIAVSPQQIQSLRQQQQQQLSGSGSGSSGPPPLLLAPRANVPGSQAQRGLMQSGLIRVGNVNNASLLVNISQASPTNMKGSSISSQSGNSSVSVVNVNDSPAARQAAAKLALRKQLEKTLLEIPPPKPPAPELNFLPSAANNEFIYLVGLEDVVQNLLDSMMRAKTGLPPVKPAIKEPFTCIQCSTDFTCRWRQDKAKGGTILCADCMSSNQKKALKAEHTNRLKAAFVKALQQEQEIEQRILQQTASPVSHTPSSSSSSSSPSVKAEHLMSQQLKQVQAQARVSSLQHHHHHQQQNRGQSVARHHSNIKQSPQGQLSRGSIPSVGVRGVSHSFSSSSSQLQSAVAAAALVSRPGVTMAYVNPSLSVHKTSSTVDARQREYLLDMIPSRPISQTANTWK; encoded by the exons ATGTCTGAGGAGGCTGTTCGTCAGACACGCAGCCAGAAGAGGGCGCTGGGGAGGGAAATCTCACCCCATGATTCTGAAGCACCTCCCACTCAGTCTGACAGCAAAAAGCTCAAACTAGACGGGGCCGAGACTGGAGCTCCGGACCAGGATCATGAGAGCCCAAATGAACCACAACCAGAACCACAACCTGAAACAACGAAGGATGACCAGGACCTGGTTAAACCTCTGGTCAAGCCTGTGGTCCAGCCTGAGAAGGCAACGGAACCAGAACTACCCCAATTAACATTACCGTTAGTGTTACCATCGCACCTGGCTAAAGAGCAAGAGCAGGACCGGGCACCGAAACAGTCAGAACAGAGCTTAGAGAACCGGACTGAGCGGAATGACTGCGGCGACCAGGTAAAGGTGAAGAGTGAGATGCATCTAGATGGGCAGAACCAGACTGTGCGGTCAGAACCGAAGGTGGCCAGCAGCATGATGATGTCAACGGAGGTGAAGGCTACCATTAAAGTGGAGGTCCAGACAGGAGAGCAGGCTCTGGACATGAGCACCTCTAGAGG GGCCATAAAGAGGGAGCCGTGTCCCCCGTccccagatgatgatgatgatgatgtcattgtcCTGTCAGATAACGACTCCTGCAGTCCGCCGATGAATGGTTTGAACCACTTCAAGGAGCTGGACACAGTCCTACTCATG AAGAGCAGGCCAGAGGAGAGGGATCGCATCATCAAACAGTTGAAGGAGGAGCTGAGGTTGGAGGAGGCCAAGCTGGTGCTGCTGAAGAAACTACGCCAGAGTCAGATACAGAAGGATGCGTTGCAGAAGGTATGGACACATGCAACCAAG CCCTCAGGATTGTCGGGTTCTGCGGCTCCTCCATCTCTGATCCGGGGATCCATCGCAGCCAGCAAAGGCTCCCAGCAG GTGGTGTCAGGTAGGAGTTCAGGCACAGTCATTCCACCTCCTCTGGTGAGGGGAGGGCAGCAGATCTCCTCCAAACATGGCTCCCACAACTCCCAGATCATCATGCCACCTCTGGTCAGAGGGGCACAG CCAATCGCTGTGTCTCCCCAGCAGATCCAGTCTCTccggcagcagcagcaacagcagctgtCAGGGTCTGGCTCAGGGAGCTCTGGCCCCCCTCCTCTGCTGCTGGCTCCCAGGGCCAACGTACCCGGCTCTCAGGCCCAGAGAGGCCTCATGCAGTCAGGCCTCATCAGGGTGGGCAACGTCAACAATGCCAGCCTGCTGGTTAACATCTCAcaa GCCTCTCCAACCAACATGAAGGGTTCTTCTATCTCTTCCCAGTCTGGAAACAGCAGTGTGTCAGTGGTCAACGTGAACGACTCTCCTGCCGCCCGTCAGGCTGCGGCTAAGCTAGCCCTGCGTAAGCAGCTGGAGAAGACCCTTCTGGAGATTCCTCCTCCCAAGCCTCCCGCCCCAGAGCTCAACTTCCTGCCCTCGGCAGCCAACAACGAGTTCATCTACCTAGTGGGCCTGGAGGACGTGGTGCAGAACCTGCTGGACTCCATGATGAGAG CTAAAACAGGGTTGCCCCCGGTCAAGCCTGCCATCAAAGAGCCCTTCACCTGCATCCAGTGTAGCACCGACTTTACTTGTCGCTGGAGGCAGGACAAGGCCAAGGGCGGGACCATACTCTGTGCTGACTGCATGTCCTCCAATCAGAAGAAAGCCCTAAAGGCTGAGCACACCAATAGGCTGAAGGCTGCGTTCGTCAAGGCCCTACAGCAGGAGCAGGAGATAGAGCAGCGGATCCTCCAGCAGACCGCCTCCCCTGTCTctcacaccccctcctcctcttcctcctcctcctctccgtcGGTGAAGGCGGAGCATCTGATGTCCCAGCAGCTGAAGCAGGTTCAGGCCCAGGCTAGGGTCTCCTCTTTGcagcaccatcaccatcaccagcaGCAGAACAGAGGACAGAGCGTTGCACGCCACCACTCCAACATCAAACAG AGCCCTCAGGGCCAGCTCTCCCGTGGCAGTATCCCATCGGTGGGGGTGAGGGGCGTGTcccactccttctcctcctcctcctctcagctgcAGAGCGCTGTGGCCGCTGCGGCCTTGGTCAGCCGGCCAG gtGTGACCATGGCCTATGTGAACCCCAGTCTGTCAGTCCATAAGACCTCGTCCACAGTGGACGCCCGCCAGAGAGAGTACCTCCTGGACATGATTCCATCGCGCCCCATCTCCCAGACAGCTAACACATGGAAATAA
- the LOC110530713 gene encoding transcriptional repressor p66 alpha isoform X3: MSEEAVRQTRSQKRALGREISPHDSEAPPTQSDSKKLKLDGAETGAPDQDHESPNEPQPEPQPETTKDDQDLVKPLVKPVVQPEKATEPELPQLTLPLVLPSHLAKEQEQDRAPKQSEQSLENRTERNDCGDQVKVKSEMHLDGQNQTVRSEPKVASSMMMSTEVKATIKVEVQTGEQALDMSTSRGAIKREPCPPSPDDDDDDVIVLSDNDSCSPPMNGLNHFKELDTVLLMKSRPEERDRIIKQLKEELRLEEAKLVLLKKLRQSQIQKDALQKVWTHATKPSGLSGSAAPPSLIRGSIAASKGSQQVVSGRSSGTVIPPPLVRGGQQISSKHGSHNSQIIMPPLVRGAQQIQSLRQQQQQQLSGSGSGSSGPPPLLLAPRANVPGSQAQRGLMQSGLIRVGNVNNASLLVNISQASPTNMKGSSISSQSGNSSVSVVNVNDSPAARQAAAKLALRKQLEKTLLEIPPPKPPAPELNFLPSAANNEFIYLVGLEDVVQNLLDSMMRAKTGLPPVKPAIKEPFTCIQCSTDFTCRWRQDKAKGGTILCADCMSSNQKKALKAEHTNRLKAAFVKALQQEQEIEQRILQQTASPVSHTPSSSSSSSSPSVKAEHLMSQQLKQVQAQARVSSLQHHHHHQQQNRGQSVARHHSNIKQSPQGQLSRGSIPSVGVRGVSHSFSSSSSQLQSAVAAAALVSRPGKHAHVRPAAQGSKGSSSGNSSRGSAQATAWRKQNINTGVTMAYVNPSLSVHKTSSTVDARQREYLLDMIPSRPISQTANTWK, encoded by the exons ATGTCTGAGGAGGCTGTTCGTCAGACACGCAGCCAGAAGAGGGCGCTGGGGAGGGAAATCTCACCCCATGATTCTGAAGCACCTCCCACTCAGTCTGACAGCAAAAAGCTCAAACTAGACGGGGCCGAGACTGGAGCTCCGGACCAGGATCATGAGAGCCCAAATGAACCACAACCAGAACCACAACCTGAAACAACGAAGGATGACCAGGACCTGGTTAAACCTCTGGTCAAGCCTGTGGTCCAGCCTGAGAAGGCAACGGAACCAGAACTACCCCAATTAACATTACCGTTAGTGTTACCATCGCACCTGGCTAAAGAGCAAGAGCAGGACCGGGCACCGAAACAGTCAGAACAGAGCTTAGAGAACCGGACTGAGCGGAATGACTGCGGCGACCAGGTAAAGGTGAAGAGTGAGATGCATCTAGATGGGCAGAACCAGACTGTGCGGTCAGAACCGAAGGTGGCCAGCAGCATGATGATGTCAACGGAGGTGAAGGCTACCATTAAAGTGGAGGTCCAGACAGGAGAGCAGGCTCTGGACATGAGCACCTCTAGAGG GGCCATAAAGAGGGAGCCGTGTCCCCCGTccccagatgatgatgatgatgatgtcattgtcCTGTCAGATAACGACTCCTGCAGTCCGCCGATGAATGGTTTGAACCACTTCAAGGAGCTGGACACAGTCCTACTCATG AAGAGCAGGCCAGAGGAGAGGGATCGCATCATCAAACAGTTGAAGGAGGAGCTGAGGTTGGAGGAGGCCAAGCTGGTGCTGCTGAAGAAACTACGCCAGAGTCAGATACAGAAGGATGCGTTGCAGAAGGTATGGACACATGCAACCAAG CCCTCAGGATTGTCGGGTTCTGCGGCTCCTCCATCTCTGATCCGGGGATCCATCGCAGCCAGCAAAGGCTCCCAGCAG GTGGTGTCAGGTAGGAGTTCAGGCACAGTCATTCCACCTCCTCTGGTGAGGGGAGGGCAGCAGATCTCCTCCAAACATGGCTCCCACAACTCCCAGATCATCATGCCACCTCTGGTCAGAGGGGCACAG CAGATCCAGTCTCTccggcagcagcagcaacagcagctgtCAGGGTCTGGCTCAGGGAGCTCTGGCCCCCCTCCTCTGCTGCTGGCTCCCAGGGCCAACGTACCCGGCTCTCAGGCCCAGAGAGGCCTCATGCAGTCAGGCCTCATCAGGGTGGGCAACGTCAACAATGCCAGCCTGCTGGTTAACATCTCAcaa GCCTCTCCAACCAACATGAAGGGTTCTTCTATCTCTTCCCAGTCTGGAAACAGCAGTGTGTCAGTGGTCAACGTGAACGACTCTCCTGCCGCCCGTCAGGCTGCGGCTAAGCTAGCCCTGCGTAAGCAGCTGGAGAAGACCCTTCTGGAGATTCCTCCTCCCAAGCCTCCCGCCCCAGAGCTCAACTTCCTGCCCTCGGCAGCCAACAACGAGTTCATCTACCTAGTGGGCCTGGAGGACGTGGTGCAGAACCTGCTGGACTCCATGATGAGAG CTAAAACAGGGTTGCCCCCGGTCAAGCCTGCCATCAAAGAGCCCTTCACCTGCATCCAGTGTAGCACCGACTTTACTTGTCGCTGGAGGCAGGACAAGGCCAAGGGCGGGACCATACTCTGTGCTGACTGCATGTCCTCCAATCAGAAGAAAGCCCTAAAGGCTGAGCACACCAATAGGCTGAAGGCTGCGTTCGTCAAGGCCCTACAGCAGGAGCAGGAGATAGAGCAGCGGATCCTCCAGCAGACCGCCTCCCCTGTCTctcacaccccctcctcctcttcctcctcctcctctccgtcGGTGAAGGCGGAGCATCTGATGTCCCAGCAGCTGAAGCAGGTTCAGGCCCAGGCTAGGGTCTCCTCTTTGcagcaccatcaccatcaccagcaGCAGAACAGAGGACAGAGCGTTGCACGCCACCACTCCAACATCAAACAG AGCCCTCAGGGCCAGCTCTCCCGTGGCAGTATCCCATCGGTGGGGGTGAGGGGCGTGTcccactccttctcctcctcctcctctcagctgcAGAGCGCTGTGGCCGCTGCGGCCTTGGTCAGCCGGCCAGGTAAGCATGCCCATGTGCGCCCCGCTGCCCAGGGTTCTAAGGGCAGCTCCAGTGGGAACAGCAGCAGAGGTAGCGCCCAAGCCACTGCATGGAGGAAGCAGAACATCAACACAG gtGTGACCATGGCCTATGTGAACCCCAGTCTGTCAGTCCATAAGACCTCGTCCACAGTGGACGCCCGCCAGAGAGAGTACCTCCTGGACATGATTCCATCGCGCCCCATCTCCCAGACAGCTAACACATGGAAATAA